A DNA window from Nitrospira sp. contains the following coding sequences:
- a CDS encoding hypothetical protein (Evidence 4 : Unknown function but conserved in other organisms; MaGe:77308999), with the protein MVVIGLLVKGPHGEEYLVTGESEIGDGPTPFRIFLREPQGWVLTNLSTDAEARLRAEAMIGVYKLARQFGVGVPWPPQGPNQDAPGH; encoded by the coding sequence ATGGTTGTCATTGGACTCTTGGTGAAGGGGCCTCATGGGGAAGAGTATTTAGTCACAGGCGAGTCCGAGATTGGCGATGGCCCCACGCCGTTTCGGATCTTTCTGCGCGAGCCGCAAGGATGGGTCTTGACCAATCTATCGACGGACGCGGAGGCCCGTTTGCGCGCGGAGGCCATGATCGGAGTCTATAAACTAGCAAGACAGTTCGGTGTCGGAGTGCCTTGGCCGCCTCAGGGACCCAATCAAGATGCGCCAGGGCACTAG
- a CDS encoding Alternative dihydrofolate reductase 3 (MaGe:77308997), translated as MLEQRIDEVTKANQAFYEAFESLDIAKMDRIWAHQEYVTCIHPGWTLRSDWPDVRDSWVLIFNNTFSMKFELSEVMIQVAGDMAWVICVESIVNQQSDEPQQAKVLATNLFERIGDEWLLIHHHGSAVMG; from the coding sequence ATGCTGGAACAACGCATTGATGAAGTGACGAAAGCCAACCAAGCGTTCTACGAGGCGTTCGAAAGCCTCGATATTGCCAAGATGGATCGCATCTGGGCGCACCAGGAATATGTCACCTGCATTCATCCCGGCTGGACGCTTCGGTCGGACTGGCCCGATGTGCGGGATTCTTGGGTATTGATTTTCAACAACACGTTCTCCATGAAATTTGAATTGTCCGAGGTCATGATCCAGGTGGCCGGGGATATGGCTTGGGTAATCTGTGTCGAGAGTATCGTCAATCAACAATCCGATGAACCACAGCAGGCCAAGGTGCTCGCCACGAATCTCTTCGAGCGCATCGGCGACGAGTGGCTGCTGATTCATCATCATGGGTCGGCGGTGATGGGGTAG
- a CDS encoding Response regulator transcription factor (MaGe:77309000) yields the protein MMQVSVLLAEDHQLVRAGIHALLDKMDGVSVVAEVSDGQAAVKAVELHQPDLVLMDIAMPGLNGLEAASRITKNWPKVKVIILSMHANEEYLHQALKAGVTGYLLKGADIQELELAIRTVSKGEPYLTPSVARYAIEAYQHEGARPLNPLDRLSPRQREILQLIAEGHSTKEIAFRLSLSAKTVETHRSQLMERLEIHDVASLVRFAIQVGLVDPSSFI from the coding sequence ATGATGCAGGTCAGCGTGCTGTTGGCCGAAGATCATCAGCTCGTCAGAGCCGGGATTCATGCGCTGCTGGATAAGATGGACGGCGTCTCGGTGGTGGCGGAGGTCAGCGATGGGCAGGCCGCAGTGAAGGCGGTGGAACTGCATCAGCCCGATCTGGTGCTAATGGACATTGCGATGCCTGGATTGAACGGATTAGAAGCCGCCAGCCGGATTACGAAAAATTGGCCGAAGGTCAAGGTTATCATCTTATCGATGCATGCCAACGAAGAGTATCTGCACCAGGCCTTGAAGGCTGGGGTCACGGGATATTTATTAAAAGGCGCCGATATTCAGGAATTGGAGCTGGCCATCAGAACAGTCAGCAAGGGCGAGCCCTATCTGACTCCTTCGGTGGCCCGGTATGCGATTGAGGCCTATCAGCATGAAGGGGCCCGTCCGCTCAATCCACTCGATCGGCTCAGCCCGCGCCAGCGGGAGATTTTACAGCTCATCGCCGAAGGCCATTCGACCAAAGAGATTGCCTTCCGCTTGAGCCTCAGCGCCAAAACGGTGGAGACGCATCGCTCTCAACTGATGGAGCGATTGGAGATCCATGACGTCGCCAGTCTCGTCCGGTTTGCGATCCAGGTCGGGTTAGTCGATCCCTCTTCGTTCATATAG
- a CDS encoding Response regulator transcription factor (MaGe:77308998), translated as MRQGTSRHSVGCAIRVLVIDDHQILLGALEDWLRGVPLVEVVGVFVSARAALGCLSERQPDLVLLDANMPVMGGLEAVEPIKRWNPSVRVVIMSFNEVHLAIARRMTTVDKAIDKYHLREQFPLLIQEVARARLAI; from the coding sequence ATGCGCCAGGGCACTAGCCGACATTCAGTGGGATGCGCGATTCGGGTGCTGGTGATCGACGATCACCAGATCCTTCTCGGCGCTTTGGAGGACTGGTTGCGCGGAGTGCCATTGGTTGAAGTGGTCGGGGTTTTTGTGTCGGCGAGAGCAGCTCTCGGATGTCTCTCTGAACGGCAGCCCGATCTGGTGTTGCTTGATGCCAATATGCCTGTAATGGGAGGATTGGAAGCGGTCGAACCGATCAAGCGATGGAATCCTTCCGTTCGAGTGGTCATTATGTCTTTCAATGAAGTTCATCTCGCCATTGCGCGAAGGATGACGACGGTCGATAAGGCGATCGATAAGTACCATCTGCGGGAGCAGTTTCCGTTGCTGATTCAGGAAGTTGCCCGCGCCAGACTTGCCATTTGA